In a genomic window of Callithrix jacchus isolate 240 chromosome 22, calJac240_pri, whole genome shotgun sequence:
- the LOC100896298 gene encoding LOW QUALITY PROTEIN: necdin-like (The sequence of the model RefSeq protein was modified relative to this genomic sequence to represent the inferred CDS: deleted 2 bases in 1 codon) codes for MGLSFHIKKSEKFLSRGPRRERRLEELLDAEALPLPDGADMSEQSKDLSDPSFAAEAPSSEAQSSPGVGGGVPPSATLAEPQSPPLGPTAAPQAAPPPQARSDEVDPKALLEAAEEGRAHQAPSAAQPGPAPPAPAQLVQKAHELMWYVLVKDQKKMIIWFPDMVKDVIGSYKKWCRSILRRTSLILARVFGLNLRLTSLHTMEFALVKALEPEELDRVALSNRMPMTGLLLMILSLIYVKGRGARESAVWNVLRILGLRPWKKHSTFGDVRKLITEEFVQQNYLKYQRVPYVEPPEYEFFWGSRASREITKMQIMEFLARVFKKDPQAWPSRYREALEEARALREANPAAHCPRNSVSED; via the exons ATGGGTCTTAGTTTCCACattaagaaatcagaaaagttCCTCTCCAGGGGTCCGCGGAGGGAGCGCAGGCTCGAAGAGCTCCTGGACGCAGAGGCCCTGCCCTTGCCAGACGGCGCAGACATGTCAGAGCAGAGTAAGGATCTGAGCGACCCTAGCTTTGCCGCCGAGGCACCCAGCTCCGAGGCGCAGAGCAGCCCTGGGGTT GGGGGGGGGGTTCCTCCGTCCGCGACCCTGGCGGAGCCGCAGAGCCCTCCCCTAGGCCCGACGGCCGCCCCGCAGGCCGCGCCGCCGCCCCAGGCCCGGAGCGACGAGGTCGACCCGAAGGCTTTGCTGGAGGCCGCAGAGGAGGGCCGCGCCCACCAGGCCCCGAGCGCGGCCCAGCCAGGCCCGGCGCCGCCCGCCCCGGCGCAGCTGGTGCAGAAGGCGCACGAGCTCATGTGGTACGTGCTGGTCAAGGACCAGAAGAAGATGATCATCTGGTTTCCAGACATGGTGAAAGATGTCATCGGCAGCTACAAGAAGTGGTGCAGGAGCATCCTGCGGCGCACCAGCCTCATCCTCGCCCGGGTGTTCGGGCTGAACCTGAGGCTGACCAGCCTGCACACCATGGAGTTTGCGCTGGTCAAAGCGCTGGAGCCGGAGGAGCTGGACAGGGTGGCGCTGAGCAACCGCATGCCCATGACGGGCCTCCTGCTCATGATCCTGAGCCTCATCTACGTGAAGGGCCGCGGCGCCAGAGAGAGCGCCGTCTGGAACGTGCTGCGCATCCTGGGGCTGCGGCCCTGGAAGAAGCACTCCACCTTCGGGGACGTGCGAAAGCTCATCACCGAGGAGTTCGTCCAACAGAATTACCTGAAGTACCAGCGCGTCCCGTACGTGGAGCCGCCAGAGTATGAGTTCTTCTGGGGCTCCCGGGCCAGCCGTGAAATCACCAAGATGCAAATCATGGAGTTCCTGGCCAGGGTCTTTAAGAAAGACCCCCAGGCCTGGCCCTCCCGATACAGAGAAGCCCTGGAGGAGGCCAGAGCTCTGCGGGAGGCTAATCCCGCTGCCCACTGCCCCCGCAACAGTGTCTCCGAGGACTAG